The following is a genomic window from Anopheles aquasalis chromosome 3, idAnoAquaMG_Q_19, whole genome shotgun sequence.
TCGTGCCAAAATTTTGATCCAGGAAATAATATGTCAGATGTATATCGAACGTTCAATTGGTTCATTTCTCTGATCTTCCGATGTCGGTATCGTACGACGGTTCCAGTCCAGTAGTTCACACCAGGAGCGCcgattaaaatttcatttccatcgtcTGCCATATGAACACTGAATCCAAGCTCGGTTACCCCGTAATCTACATCCCAAAGCTCTGCGTCTGATGCAACGACAACAATAAATGGGTCAACAATTAAACTTAGTCATTTTCAGGCATTAAACTTACTATTTGTGTGTAAGAGATGAATTTCGTAACCATCTGCTGTTCCATTCGTGATTATACAAGAACCATGAATATATTTTATATCTTCCGATTCTGTACAGACTCTATTTGGAGCACAAAGGACGAGCCAATTTTTGTGTGATGCCAATCCGTCCATTGATGCTCCGAACATTGTGGACTCTGTCTCGGTCCACTGGGACACTCCGTTTTTCTCGTTCCTATGAGTGCTCAGCGACCCATCCAAAGGATGTGGTTGACATTCATTCATATTTTCACTAAACATACACTCAAAGATTCTAGTAGTTCCGTTAGATGAATACAATCGAGGCTTTCCAACGATGACCCTGgttagataaaaaaaaatataatgtGAAAATTGCTAACAATGGAATATTTTGAGAGAATGCCACTGAATCATGAATTTTGTGGCTGAACGATTATTTTTCGATCAAATTTGTTGCGttattttgcttctttttttatttgcttcaaaATACATTCTGCTATAGGCCTTATAAATCATAGCAAATCGAAAGACACGTCAatatggaaaaatgaaatactgCCTAATTATATCTGGTTTCATATATTGTTAGTTTAATGTTTTCTACATTATGTCGATGGAATAAGAAGGACAAAACAACATCCGGCATGTTCTCAATTGGTCGAGGTATCAACCATTGAGAAATAAGACTTACCCAGATGCGAGCAAGCTAATGGAATATCCAAAGTTTGAACTGTAATTCTGTTGCTCATTGTTGCTCGACGGCGGCTTCCGGAAGGTATAGCTTGGTTCTCCAAACATTTTCATCCCTGCTCCTGGTGAGATCCAAAGGTACGCCAACGGCCACAACATCAACCACTTGTTCACACCCATAGTACTTTCAAACACGTCAAGCTGGCTCTACAATTTGACATACAAACTCGTGTTTCTCGAACGACTTCCAAGGAGAAActaaaaaaatacaatttcgTCATTTTCAACTCTCCGCTCCGCTGCATTACTCATGTTCGCAGAAAGTTACTCGGTGACGAataatttataaaaataaCTCAGCGGTCCTAGAGAAGCGAGATAAACCATTCGCAACGTTGATTAGCGGTCTATCAGTCGTTAGAGTGTGTTTCCGCCTCAGCCTTATCGTACTACATATATTGTGTTCCATTCGAGATAAAAAGGCGAAAAATAAATAGAGTCAAGTTCTGTTTGCTACTCATTTTATCGCGGAAGAACGGCTGAACGAATTTGTATGaaaattgaagcaaacattgaggagagaaaaaaaggtgcggtggaggagaagaaagcaAGAGTTGGTTCTACGATGCAGCTGTTGGTATAATTTGCGTATAGGTTTATTATCTAATCTGAGAGCAGAATGGTAAACTGTATAAAGTTAACCTATCATTATTTTCATACAGAAAGCAAACATCTTGCTTATTATTCATCCAGAAACATGTCTGAATCAATCGACATTGCACTGGAACTGTTCCGTGTTTGGTCAACAGATGCGTTTGTTTCGATCTGTTTGTAGCGATGTTTCAATTCGTTTCTTAGAGTACGCTCGAAAAAGCCTTTCCGATACATCGTGTAAGAAATAagggccagcaccaccagtccTCCAAGCGATGAGTATATATAGAAAGAAATCGGTTTGCTGATGATTGATTTCGTTATCATGGTGTCAGTGTTGTTGCTACTAATGTTAAAAGACAGTCGATCACTATCTGATGTTTTGTGCAAATGAGAATGCAACTGAATAACAAAGGTATCTTTTTCCCCTTCGAAACAAGTGTTAATCGCATCCAGATCAATTGTGTATTGGAGTTGTATAATGATTGGCAGATTACCCGGTAAAAATGTCCCAAGATTGGCTAGGGTCTTGTAACATTCTTCGTGAGAACCTTGCGAACAGTTGAAGAAAATTGTTCTATTCGGAGATAAACTTCTTTTGCCTCCCAAATCTAAATGAATGCGACTTTCATTTTGAGAAATCGAAGGGTTTGATCGTCTTGAGCGTGACTCATGATCGTCTTGAGCGATCTCATGAGTAACTGTAGTAGGAGTCTTAGACTCTTCTGTTGATTCCATTTCTTGGAAGGTGAAGAATTGATCGCGATATGTTCCCTGAAGGCTGATAGTGTCTCTTTGAATAATTTGGCGTTGTCTGCATCTGCCAGTGCTAGTCGTTCTGTTATAAACCAATGGAATCTCCAACTGTAAGATGGCATGTCGAAGTGGGCTAGGTCCGTTGTTATAAAGCGTCCAATTGTGTGTGACGTTGAACAATCCTCCAGCATGATCAAGACTGATCTCAGCTGCCGAGGGTTTGCTGTggattgtaaaaaataaatttaaaacataaacataataGATCCTTTTTCAATGCTTCTTACCCAAACAATTCTATGTCACTGCGTTCAATGACCATCAGAtctgtttcattttcattatcgCTTGGTTCCAATTCTGGGCTAGAGGCAGTAACATTTACATGTACTTTTAGGTTATCATGTCCTTCAAGCCAAGACAAATCGAATGTGAAAGATGCATTGACGGCTGTGTTTGTCTCGAGAGGAAGTCGGTTTTTCAAAACACAAACTATTCGTGACTTTCCATCACTTGGCGTTTTCGAAACACAATCGCGCTTAAGCTTAGCTAAGGTGAGCTTTTTGCGTACTATCATTTCCAACTGCAAGTAATGGGCGGTATCGCCGACGTTGTCAATCATCAATTCAAGTGTAGCTGTCTCCCTCGAACCGACAACGAAGGGGTTAGTGATATTGATCCATTGTAAGCTTAATATCCTTAGGTTTGATTGACAGATATGGCCGCCACAATAAATGTCGATAGGGATATCTCTACTGATTCGATTGATGTTGTTCGTGTCGAGTACAGCACATTGTTCACAGAAATCACTGCCTTGCGGAGGAGATGACTTGCTCGAAATATTGAAGGTTAGTTCGATGGTAACAGGGTTTggtgtttcattttcctccttaCGTGCGATAGTATACGAATCAATGACGGATATGTTATACTTCTGACATGACTTATGCTGTCTAAGATTGATGGTGTTTGATAAAGGATTGCTTGCGTTGTTCTGAAACGACGCTCGACGGTAGGTCAAGTCAAGCTGAAGGCTGTACTCCAGTTCAACATCAAACGATGGTTCATCTTTTAAGGCAAACTCTCGCGTGAAACAAATTTCAACCTCGATCGAAGCTCCCCCGATTGGTATTCGTGtttgatttaaattgattgTAGCTATCACTTTTACGATAGGATATGCTCTATATACGTAAACCGTTTCTGCGTTAGGGGCGCCGATGGCCAAGTCGTTGTAACCATTCCCATCAATGTCTACTCCACGCGAGATCGCATACCCAAACAttgctggttggttagttTTTATAGTCGAAGGAGCTTTTATAAGTTGAGTTGGCTTTGTATTTATTCCTTCGTCTGATCCAGGGAAGATGTAAACCACTCCGTCACCTTCATGCGGAGCCCCTACAGCCATATCTGGAATAGAAACACAACATTTGAATGCGGCTGGAAGGGAATTGAAAGGAAGATGTCTTACCACCGTAACCATCTCGATTGATGTCGCCAATTTTTCCCAAGCTCGTGCCGAAGCGGCCTCCGAAGCCATACGACGATTGTAGAATAGCTTGCAGTTCAAAGTTCAGTCCTCCTTTATTCAAATATACATAGACTACTCCATTATCAAACTCTTTTGTACGACTGTGCATTGGAGCTGCTATAGCGAGATCTGCTAATCCATCCTTATTGAAATCTTCGGTGAGTAGTGCATATCCGAAGTACTCGCCAATCTGGTGGCCAGTAAATGACTTGAGCACCCTTATGCcaatttcatcatttgaaAGCAGTTGAGCGTAATCGAAGATGAACACCTGTCCTAGGCCTCCTTTAGACGATGGTGCACTAGCAACGTACAAGATCTTTTGATTCGCCAGGAAGCGTCCTGAGTTGACGGCATACCCAAAATATGAGAACGTACTCAATGTTCCTACATGTAGCGGGTTTGGGACAATAGTTTCATGTGAATAGTATCGGTCTGGTACGAcgtaaacatttttccaagcCATTCTCGTAGCCGAATTGTAATTTCGACGATAGCGTATGACTGTTCCAGTCCAATCCATGACACCAGGAGCACCTATGATGATTTCTTTTCCATCATCCGTCACGTGCACATTGAAGCCCAATTGTCCGAGCATGTAGAAGTAAGCTTTTTTATTGTCGAGGAATTTGTAGCCCTGCATTTCTTAAAAATAATGTAAACGAAATTATGTCCAGTGAAAGCAGGTAGCATCCGTTTTCTCAACTTACTGTTCAACATAAATGGTTTAATTTTATGCGGCTTTTCTGTTACGTTGGGCGCACGAGTATCACTGACGACATAGCAACAACCATGCAAATGATACTGTTCATTCAATTCGCCGATAGCCTTCGGAGCACAAACTACAAACCAATTTCCATCCGCTGTCAAACCGTCCATGGCAGCCCCAAGCAATCGGTAGTCCTTCCGTTCCGATCGAATGTACCCATCGTATCTTTCAACATGGATGTTACCTTCTTTGTCGAGATGAAACGGCCAACAGTCGGATGTTGATGTGTAGCTGCACTTGTAGACTGCACCAGGCTCATGAATGTTTCGTTGAGATTCAAGCTGGGATTGTGCTCTTGGTGCTCCGATGAATACTCTGTCGTAACGGAATGACGAAACGGAATGCATCCACTGTCGAGTTATCATGTCTGAACTCTATGGTACGCTACCATTCAGTTGAATAAGCGTGCATAAAGCAATGTATGAGGATGGCTTTGTATGAGTTCCAGCACCAAACGCTTAGTAAAACCCATTTTTTTGTCACTACAAGTTACGTGCATTGGATtgcttttttacttttcttaccCGCTAACTCGTAAATTGACTGTATAGCCAAAGTACGAACTTCGATTCTGCTGCCTGAAGCTATTCACCGCAGTCTTTCGGAAAATATAGTTGGCTTCCCGGAACACTTGGTTGCCATGCGCAATATACGTAAAAGATAA
Proteins encoded in this region:
- the LOC126576762 gene encoding integrin alpha-PS3-like yields the protein MDRFICLLGCILMLSFTYIAHGNQVFREANYIFRKTAVNSFRQQNRSSYFGYTVNLRVSGVFIGAPRAQSQLESQRNIHEPGAVYKCSYTSTSDCWPFHLDKEGNIHVERYDGYIRSERKDYRLLGAAMDGLTADGNWFVVCAPKAIGELNEQYHLHGCCYVVSDTRAPNVTEKPHKIKPFMLNKMQGYKFLDNKKAYFYMLGQLGFNVHVTDDGKEIIIGAPGVMDWTGTVIRYRRNYNSATRMAWKNVYVVPDRYYSHETIVPNPLHVGTLSTFSYFGYAVNSGRFLANQKILYVASAPSSKGGLGQVFIFDYAQLLSNDEIGIRVLKSFTGHQIGEYFGYALLTEDFNKDGLADLAIAAPMHSRTKEFDNGVVYVYLNKGGLNFELQAILQSSYGFGGRFGTSLGKIGDINRDGYGDMAVGAPHEGDGVVYIFPGSDEGINTKPTQLIKAPSTIKTNQPAMFGYAISRGVDIDGNGYNDLAIGAPNAETVYVYRAYPIVKVIATINLNQTRIPIGGASIEVEICFTREFALKDEPSFDVELEYSLQLDLTYRRASFQNNASNPLSNTINLRQHKSCQKYNISVIDSYTIARKEENETPNPVTIELTFNISSKSSPPQGSDFCEQCAVLDTNNINRISRDIPIDIYCGGHICQSNLRILSLQWINITNPFVVGSRETATLELMIDNVGDTAHYLQLEMIVRKKLTLAKLKRDCVSKTPSDGKSRIVCVLKNRLPLETNTAVNASFTFDLSWLEGHDNLKVHVNVTASSPELEPSDNENETDLMVIERSDIELFGKPSAADISLDHAGGLFNVTHNWTLYNNGPSPLRHAILQLEIPLVYNRTTSTGRCRQRQIIQRDTISLQGTYRDQFFTFQEMESTAESKTPTTVTHEIAQDDHESRSRRSNPSISQNESRIHLDLGGKRSLSPNRTILFNCSKGSHEECYKTLANLGTFLPGNLPIIIQLQYTIDLDAINTCFEGEKDTFVIQLHSHLHKTSDSDRLSFNISSNNTDTMITKSIISPPISFYIYSSLGGLVVLALISYTMYRKGFFERTLRNELKHRYKQIETNASVDRTTNTLNSSVLVF